One Phoenix dactylifera cultivar Barhee BC4 chromosome 8, palm_55x_up_171113_PBpolish2nd_filt_p, whole genome shotgun sequence genomic window carries:
- the LOC120111482 gene encoding pentatricopeptide repeat-containing protein At5g10690-like, with translation MVSFLQVDVARQILHRIITKREGFSWTTRGGMVAIRVEALSGFTNSILSPYVLPEVSLNDPIEKYMTAFEEADPLPASLKLDKVIMSLDWNLLWGFFFCSTLSQDSMMRCNATKNNGY, from the exons ATGGTAAGTTTTCTACAGGTTGATGTTGCTAGACAAATCCTTCATAGAATTATTACCAAAAGGGAAGGGTTCTCTTGGACAACTAGAGGAGGCATG GTTGCTATCCGTGTAGAAGCTTTGTCAGGATTCACTAATTCTATACTCAGCCCTTATGTCCTTCCAGAG GTTTCACTGAATGATCCTATTGAGAAGTATATGACAGCATTTGAAGAAGCTGATCCATTACCTGCTAGCTTGAAATTGGACAAAGTTATTATGAGCTTGGATTGGAATCTGCTctggggattttttttttgttctaccTTATCACAAGATTCGATGATGAGATGCAATGCAACTAAGAACAATGGTTATTGA